The following proteins come from a genomic window of Gottfriedia acidiceleris:
- a CDS encoding DUF3900 domain-containing protein has protein sequence MDFEITYLSFYVVTVEGKGEQSDKRYKHFQTLDESMFEESALKGFLEGELERIVNRKVEKHPKSDSVPTKLGHFIVEEGHSLDSNPNYNLFQRIRDAKSIEDFKAANETLVINYIDTSAVRGGAFLVIQAKLRKYFDDPFLFVLKCDFEPKVASISDESTLIKTVEMAITTKNMKSIQYPYMEELGMISESELKIHQASHARYFEDFLKFVSYSESMPEIVKSQVMEMVYDKIEDVFEEESVERQQFDAAMEVWAASPKREIQEHFTPNEVIEAAAQIVEHTPEIELSFKADHFSVKGLLADFGDSLHIAKVNGRYVVILEADTLQFEKGFSPIEFLKPDELDDVIERIGQKVNTPGY, from the coding sequence ATGGATTTTGAAATTACATATTTATCGTTTTATGTTGTTACTGTAGAAGGTAAAGGTGAACAATCCGATAAACGATATAAACATTTCCAAACATTAGATGAATCAATGTTTGAAGAAAGCGCATTGAAAGGCTTTTTAGAAGGTGAACTTGAAAGAATAGTCAATCGAAAAGTTGAAAAACATCCAAAATCTGATTCTGTACCTACAAAATTAGGTCACTTTATTGTCGAAGAAGGCCATTCTTTAGACTCAAATCCAAATTATAATTTATTCCAGCGAATAAGAGATGCAAAATCAATTGAAGATTTTAAAGCAGCAAATGAAACGTTAGTCATAAATTACATTGATACAAGTGCAGTTCGCGGTGGAGCATTTCTAGTTATTCAAGCGAAACTAAGAAAATATTTTGATGATCCATTCTTATTTGTACTAAAATGTGATTTTGAACCAAAAGTAGCCTCCATTTCTGATGAATCTACTCTCATTAAAACAGTTGAAATGGCGATTACAACAAAAAATATGAAATCGATTCAATACCCTTATATGGAAGAATTAGGGATGATCTCAGAGAGTGAATTAAAAATCCATCAAGCATCTCACGCAAGATATTTTGAAGACTTTTTAAAATTTGTTTCCTATTCTGAATCAATGCCTGAAATTGTAAAATCTCAAGTAATGGAAATGGTTTATGACAAAATTGAAGACGTTTTTGAAGAGGAAAGTGTTGAAAGACAACAATTCGATGCAGCAATGGAAGTATGGGCAGCAAGCCCTAAACGTGAAATTCAAGAGCATTTTACACCTAATGAAGTAATCGAAGCAGCTGCACAAATCGTGGAACATACACCAGAAATTGAATTATCTTTTAAAGCGGATCACTTTTCTGTAAAAGGATTACTTGCTGATTTTGGTGATAGCCTCCATATTGCGAAAGTAAACGGTCGATATGTCGTAATTTTAGAAGCGGATACATTGCAATTTGAAAAGGGATTTTCACCGATTGAGTTTTTGAAGCCAGATGAATTGGATGATGTAATTGAGCGAATTGGTCAGAAAGTAAATACTCCAGGATATTAA
- a CDS encoding biotin transporter BioY gives MKIKEITFVAMFAAVMGVLGQVPPIMLSFTPVPITLQTLGVLLTGGVLGARLGALSQTIFLLLVAVGMPLLPGGRGGFSVFAGPSVGYLISWPITAFVIGYLLSRFKTLKLKHVLLINLTVGILLIYLIGIPIQAVMMGIPVMTAVKLSLVYIPGDLLKAILASILVFKLRQQPVFSSSLTKNYSNQSTENM, from the coding sequence ATGAAAATCAAAGAAATTACATTTGTAGCAATGTTTGCAGCAGTTATGGGTGTTCTTGGACAAGTTCCTCCGATTATGTTATCCTTTACGCCAGTTCCAATTACTTTACAAACACTTGGTGTTCTTCTAACTGGTGGTGTTTTAGGTGCAAGATTAGGTGCACTAAGCCAAACTATCTTTTTATTACTAGTTGCAGTTGGCATGCCGCTTCTACCCGGTGGTCGTGGTGGTTTTAGTGTATTTGCAGGACCAAGTGTTGGTTATTTAATTTCTTGGCCTATTACGGCTTTTGTAATTGGGTATTTATTATCTCGTTTTAAAACATTAAAATTAAAACATGTCTTATTGATTAACTTGACTGTTGGAATTCTATTAATCTATTTAATTGGGATCCCAATTCAAGCGGTTATGATGGGAATTCCTGTTATGACAGCAGTTAAATTAAGTTTAGTTTATATTCCAGGTGATCTATTGAAAGCGATTCTTGCTTCAATTTTAGTATTCAAACTAAGACAACAACCAGTTTTTTCTAGCTCATTGACAAAAAACTATTCAAATCAATCGACAGAAAATATGTAA